In Nerophis ophidion isolate RoL-2023_Sa linkage group LG15, RoL_Noph_v1.0, whole genome shotgun sequence, the sequence AGGTTTAAATCTATGTctatgtctaagtctaagtctaaatgtaagtctaagtgtaagtctaagtcCACGTCTAAGTCTAGGTCTAATTCTAAATCAACGCTAGGTCTAAGTCCAGGACTAAATCTAAACCTAAGTCTAGGTCTAATATGTGACTCACGATGAGAAAACAGGCCCCGATCATGACGGCCTTCATCCTGACGTCCAGGTCCATAGGAAACTGGATCCCAAAGTTGTCTGAGTCCGTGAAGACTTCCCTGAGAAGACCAGTCCACTGTTTGCTGATCTTGCCGATCTTGTtgacttcatccatggtcagaACCTGGAACAGAGTCACAGAGACTGAGAGACCACGCCTTGGACTTCTTCTTGGGGGaaatgaggaaacaaaaaaacaatatttgccCTAAAAGACTTTGTCaactaaaaagaaaaagaaaaagtattgTTTAAATAGTGATAACACACCAAGCATCAATAGTATCGGCATCTTCATGTATCAGCCTGACTTTTCATTAAAGAcaattttcaccaaaaaatgtTAGCGGCACAATTGTTAGCATTCTGATttatagcatgctagctttttgtttttttcagtgtcaaatattttgttactttaaaaaatgtacccgttagcatgctaatatcacacacaagtaaacacgctgaaggactgcttgtatcgcacatgatatcacacaatattaaatattctgcaggactgcttgtattgcacatgatatcaaacacaagtaaatacgctgaaggactgcttgtatcgcacatgatatcacacacaagtaaatacgctgcaggactgcttgtatcgcacatgatatcacacacaagcaaacacgctgcaggactgcttgtattgcacatgatatcaaaaaagtaaatacgctgcaggactgcttgtatcgcacatgatatcacacaatattaaatattctgcaggactgcttgtattgcacatgatatcacacagattAAAtattctgcaggactgcttgtatcgcacatatcacacacaagtaaatacgctgaaggactgcttgtatcgcacatgatatcacacacaagtaaacacactgcaggactgcttgtatcgcacatgatatcaaacacaagtaaacacgctgcaggactgcttgtatcgcacatgatatcacacacaagtaaatacgctgcaaggctgcttgtattgcacacgatatcacacacaaaataCGCCGCAGGATTGCTTgtaacgcacatgatatcacacacaaataaatacgcttcaggactgcttgtgtcgcacatgatatcacacaggtaAAACTGTTgcctgactgcttgtatcgcacgtgatattacacacaagttaacacgctgcaggactgcttgtatcgcacatgatatcacacaagtaaacacgctgttgtgctgcttgtatcgcacatgaaatcAGACAAGTACACATGCTACAGgtctgctagtatcgcacatgatatcacacacaagtaaacacactccaGGACtgattgcatcgcacatgatatcacacacaagtaaacacggcgcaggactgcttgtatcgcacatgatatcacacacaagtacacatgcCGCAGTACTGCTAGtatcacacacacgcaaacactcCAGGACTGATTgcatcgcaaatgatatcacacacatgcaaacacgccgcaagactgcttgcatcgcacatgatatcacacacaagtaaacttggcgcaggactgtttgtattgcgCATCATATCACACGCAATTAGAtgtgctgcaagactgcttgtatcgcacatatcagaCACAAGTACACATGCcgcaggactgctagtatcgcacatgatatcacagacacgcaaacacgccgcaggactgcttttatcgtaCATGATATCCAACCCAAGTAAACAAGCcgcaggactgctagtatcgcacatgatatcacacacacgcaaacacgccgcaggactgcttgtatcgtacatgatatcacacacaagtaaacaagccgcAGGACTGTtagtatcggacatgatatcacacgcaaacaCTCCGCAGGAcggcttttatcgcacatgatatcacacacaagtacacatgccgcaggactgctagtatcgcacatgatatcacacacacgcaaacacgctgcaggactgctagtatcgcacatgatatcacacgcaaacacgccgcaggactgcttttatcgtacatgatatcacacacaagtacacatgccgcaggactgcttgtatcgcacatgatatcacaaacaagtacacatgccgcaggactgctagtatcgcacatgatatctcacacacgcaaacacgccgcaggactgctagtatcgcacatgatatcacacgcaaacacgccgcaggactgctactatcgcacatgatatcacacgcaaacaCTCCGCATGACTGCTtttatcgtacatgatatcacacacaagtacacatgccgcaggactgctagtatcgcacatgatatcacacacacgcaaacacgccgcaggactgcttgtatcgtacatgatatcacacacaagtacacatgccgcaggactgctagtatcgcacatgatatcacacacacgcaaacacgccgcaggactgcttttatcgtaCATGATATCCAACCCAAGTAAACAAGCCgcaggagtgcttgtatcgcacatgatatccaaCCCAAGTCAACAAGCCgcaggagtgcttgtatcgcacatgatattgcacatttTACATCCAAGCACATTACTTGTATTTCGCTGATATCAAACTGATATCAATATCAGACTGAGACATCCTTCTCCAACATTTGTCTCACAAAGTCTGCCTGACTAGCATTGTCGTCGATGAGGAAGGGATCTGTGTTTCCTCATCATCTCTCAAAATGACTGGGGCGTCTCGATGAGATCGATACTGTTTTGATGATATCAGTTTATGAGCAGCCTTTGCGAGACTTGATGTGAGATAAATGAGGTAGATAAAGAAGTGTCGGGGGTCTGACCTCAAAGTCCACGTCCGGAAGGCAGCTCCAGCCACAGAAGGGCCCGTGGATCTTCAGGACGGGCTCGGCGTGCTCGTTGGCCACCAAGAACTTGGGCGATACGGGATGCCACTGCTGGGTGACGTAGCCCACCGTGTTGCCCGGGGGCGCCTGCACCTCCAGCTGCACGGGACAAGGCGGTCCTTCACTGGCGCTAAAAGGGGGCGGGGCCTCACCTCTTGCAGGCAGCAGGGGAAGAAGCAGGACGTGCACTTGAGGGGCCGCGTGACCGTGATGACTTCCTGTCCCGAGTTGTCCAGCACGTGGATGGAGAAGGGCCGCAGTGGCCCGCAGCACTGGCGACTCAGGCAGTCGTTCTCCTCCACCGCGTAGAAGACGTTCTGGCCCATGGAGTTACGTACCTCGTACTTGTTGTTGCTCTCGAAGCCCACCAGAGCtgtcacaaatacacacatatatatgtatatatatgtgtatatatatatgtatatatgtatatgtatgtatgtatgtatatatgtatatgtatgtatatatgtatatgtatgtatatatgtatatgtatatatatatatatatatatatatatatatatatatatgtatgtatgtatgtatgtatgtatgtatgtatgtatgtatgtatgtatatatgtatgtgtgtatgtatgtatgtgtatgtatatatacgtatatatatatatatatatatgtacatgtatgtatgtatatatgtatgtatgtatatatgtatatatatatgtatgtatgtatatatgtatatatatatatgtaggtatgtatatatatgtgtatgtatatatatatatatatatatgtatgtatgtatatatatatatatatatatgtatgtatatatatatatatatatgtatgtatgtatatatatatatatatatatatgtatgtatgtatatatatatatatgtatgtatgtatgtatatatatgtatgtatgtatatatatatatatgtatgtatgtatgtatatatatatatgtatgtatatatatatacgtatgtatgtatatatacatatatatgtatgtatatatgtatgtatatatgtatgtatgtatgtatgtatatatgtatgtatgtatgtatgtatgtatatatgtatgtatgtatgtatgtatatatatatgtatgtatatatatatatgtatatatatatatatatatatatatgtatgtatgtatatatatatatatgtatgtatgtatatatatatatgtatgtatgtatatatatgtatgtatgtatgtatatatacgtatgtatgtatgtatatatatgtatgtatgtatatatatatgcatgtatatatatatatgtatgtatatatgtatgtatgtatatatgtatgtatgtatgtatatatgtatatatgtatacatgtatgtatgtatgtatatatgtatatatgtatgtatgtatgtatatatatatgtatgtatatatgtatgtatatatatatatgtatatatatatatatgtatgtatatatatgtatgtatatatatgtatgcatatatatatatatgtatgtatgtatatatatatatatatatatatatatatattatatatatatatgtatgtatgtatgtatgtatatgtatgtatatgtatgtatgtatgtatatgtatgtatatatatgtgtatgtatatgtatgtatatatatatatgtgtatgtatatacatatatatatatatatatatatatatatatatatatataatgtgtgtgtatgtagttgGTGAGAAACGACTGAACTTATTCACCTTCAACCAGTTCCACTTTTTGTTTGATGAGCAGCTGATCCACCTGGGAAAGCACACAATGAAAGACATACTAAGCTAatgtgctaaaattagcatgcaacACTGTTAAGTTAGCTTAAAAAAaatcttagcatgctaattttagcatgttaaaatgttaaCTGTGACATACGACTCAAATGTATTGGGGTGTaactgggggaaaaaaagtgtttttttttttttaaaaagctagcctgctaacgttagcatgcatcgaGTACCAAAGTATGACTGGGGTGTATGTCTACAAAAttagtgtagatatatatatattttgatcaAACGTTAGCCTGCTAACACTGTTAACGTTAGCACCAAATATTGATTAAGTTgtcaaaatttgctaaaaaaaaaattaaataaaccaaCCTACTATTGCTAGTATGCTATCTGGTATTAATtgtcaaataacaaaatattgaatgctgaggtgtgtacctggggataaaataaagttttaaatgttagcctgctaacgttagcgttTTTAAATGTATCATTCGTCAAATAACAAATATTTGAAGATACTACtaactaattttagcatgctaaaatcctAACTGTAACATGTCAATtaccaaaatatttttaaccttTGTGTAcccaatttgttattttttttttcatgctggcctgctaacgttagcatgcatcaagtacccaAATATGACATGCTATCAGGTATCATTTCTCAATCAAATATGTGCAAAACTAGCAAACAAGCCAGCGTGTTAACAGTGCTATGgcaacatgctaacagtagcatgcttacagttggcATTAGTGAAAACATCAAATGAGTTTAATTTAGCTGAAAAAAAACTATTGCTCTCTGGTATTAATCGTCAAATAACAAAATGGACagctgaggtgtgtacctggatATTAGCCccccaaaaagttagcatgctaatattaaaatgcGAAAATGTTAAATTAGCTTAAAAGAAACTATTGCTAATACTATCTGGTATTAATtgtcaaataacaaaatattgaaCGCTTAGGTGTGCACCTGAAAAATTAGCCccccaaaaaagttagcatgctaatattaaaatgcGAAAACGTTAAATTAGCTTAAAAGAAACTATTGCTAATACTATCTGGTATTAATtgtcaaataacaaaatattgaaCGCTTAGGTGTGCACCTGAAAATTAGCCccccaaaaaagttagcatgctaatattaaaatgcGAAAACGTTAAATTAGCTTAAAAGAAACTATTGCTAATACTATCTGGTATTAATtgtcaaataacaaaatattgaaCGCTTAGGTGTGCACCTGAAAATTAGCCccccaaaaagttagcatgctaatattagaatgctaacgaAGTtccgtccatcctttttctactgcttattccctttggggttgcggggggcgctggtgcctatctcagctacaatcggctagtaggcggggtacaccctggacaagtcgcaacctcatcgcagatgcTAATGAcattaaattagctaaaaaaaatttgCTATTATCTGGTATTAATtttcaaataacaaaatattgaacgctgaggtgtgtacctaaaaactagcccccccccccaaaaaaaaagttagcatgctaatattagaatgctaactacgttaaattagctaaaaaaaactatTGCTATTATCTGGTATTAATtttcaaataacaaaatattgaacgctgaggtgtatacctgaaaaTGATCCCCCCCCactgcaaaaaaaagttagcatgctatgaTTAGAATGCTAATGATGTTAAATTAGCTATAAAAACTGCTATTGCATTCTGGTATtaattttcaaataaaatattgaacGCTGAGGTGTGCAACTGAAAACTAgccccctccccccccaaaaaagttagcatgctaatattagaatgctaactatgttccatccatccatccatccattttctactgcttattccctttggggttgcggggggcgctggtgcctatctcagctacaatcggctggaaggcggggtacaccctggacaagtcgccacctcatcgcagatgctaACGAcattaaattagctaaaaaacgaTTGCTATTATCTGGTATTAATtttcaaataacaaaatattgaacgctgaggtgtgtacctgaaaactagccccccccccccaaaaaaaaaagttagcatgctaatattagaatgctaatgaagttaaattagctaaaaaaaactatTGCTATTGTTATCTGGTATTAATTTTCACATAACAAAATATTGAACACTGAGGTGTGCACCTGAAAATTGgccaccccccccccaaaaaaagttagcatgctaatattagaatgctaatgaagttaaattagctaaaaaaaaactattgctATTGTTATCTGGTATTAATTTTCACATAACAAAATATTGAACGCTGAGGTGTGCACCTGAAaactagccccccccccccagaaaaaaagttagcatgctaatattagaatgctaactacgttaaattagctaaaaaaaaactattgctATCTGGTATTaatttttaaataacaaaatattgaacgctgaggtgtacacctgataatgagcccccccccccacaaaaaaagttagcatgctaatattagaatgctaactacgttaaattagctaaaaaaaactatTGCTATCTGGtattaatttttaaataaaatattgaacgctgaggtgtgtacctgaaaattggccacccccccaaaaaagttagcatactaatattagaatgctaacgacattaaattagctaaaaaaaagttagcatgctattattAGAATGCTAATGACGTTAAATTAGCTATAACAACTGCTATTGCCATCTGGTATAAATTTTCAAATAACCAAATATTGAACGCTGAGGTGTGCACCTGAAAActagccccccccccaaaaaaaaagttagcatgctaatattagaatgctaactacgttaaattagctaaaaaaaactatTGCTATCTGGTATTaatttttaaataacaaaatattgaacgctgaggtgtacacctgataatgagccccccccccccacccaaaaaaagttagcatactaatattagaatgctaactacgttaaattagctaaaaaaaaatattgctatcTGGTATTTATTTTCAAATAGCAAAATATTGAacgctgaggtgtgtacctgaaaattagccccccccccccacaaaaaaaagttagcatgctatgaTTAGAATGCTAATTACGTTAAATTAGCTATAAAAACTGCTATTGCCATCTGGTATtaattttcaaataaaatattgaacGCTGAGGTATGCACCTGAAAATTggccacccccccaaaaaaagttagcatgctaatattgaaTGCTAACGAcattaaattagctaaaaaagttagcatgctattagAAGGCTAATGGCGTTAAATTAGCTATAAAAACTGCTATTGCCATCTGGTATAAATtttcaaataacaaaatattgaaCGCTGAGGTGTGCACCTGAAAATTGGCCACCCCGccacaaaaaaagttagcatgctatgaTTAGAATGCTAATGAATTTAAATTAGCTATAAAAACTGCTATTGCCATCTGGTATTAATtttcaaataacaaaatattgaaCGCTGAGGTGAGTACCTGAAAATTAGccccccccccacaaaaaaagttagcatgatatGATTAGAATGCTAATGACGTTAAATTAGCTCTAAAAACTGCTATTGCCATCTGGTATTGATtttcaaataacaaaatattgaacgctgaggtgtgtacctgaaaattagcccccgccccccaaaaaaataagttagcatgctaatattagaatgctaacgacattaaattagctaaaaaaataaTCTAGCGTGCTAATAGCGTGCTATACTATGTGTACCTGGGTAAAAAAAGTGTTAAATGCTTGCCTGCTAACGTTAAACTTAGCATTGTAAAATGTATCATTcgtcaaataacaaaataattaTCGAGTTGAATAAAACTACAATGGACAAGTGACACAAAATGGCGTCCGAGGTTGTCCTTGTCACCTGAGTCAGGTATTCCAGCCCAGGTGGACATCCGGGTATTCCCGGGCTGGGGACCGAGTACATGTTCATGACGTCACCTGTTGACAAAAAGCAGACATTTGGCGCCCTCTGGTGCTCATGAGAGGAACAACAAAGACGGATTAATAGTGCATATTGAGCCGGAAGTGACGTAATCCCGCCCTAACCCCTTCCCTTGACAACACCGCTCTGTTAGTTGACCCCCAAAATTGTCTTCTGACCAACTCTGACCCTCAATTACGTCTTGCAGGCTCAGGCGCGGCGTTAACCGGACGTCCAAGCCCGCACCAGCGTCAGGTCGCGCGCATGTGTCCCCCCCCCCAAGCCACCGTGCACCCGCCCGTCAGATGACGTCACCTACCGGCCGTCAGTCCGCTGTGTTGTCGACAAAAAGGAGGAAATTATCCGCGATTTTTTGGAGCTCCTCCGCGCGCGTCGATGACAGCCCACCACGGAAATAGACCCTCGGAATAAAGACGCGCTGCCATTGGCTGGCGACAACGCACTTCCGGTCCGCGGCACCCAATCACGACGCAGGGTTAAGAACGTCGCCGAGATTAGTTCAATGTTGACTCTTTTAAGGAATAAAAACTAATATATTTGTGTACATGCATTTATAATGTTCGGATatgtttaaaaagtaataatgtaaaataaaaataatataagacGGTGTTAAAAAACAAATGGATGTAATATGAGTAGTAGCCGCTAGTGGGCAGTGTCGCGCTAAGAACTGTGGCCATTGTTTATTCCCggtaaaaaaaaccttccgtcatAAACACAAGAAGATGTTGTCTTTTTACAAATAGTCCGCGCGTGGACTTTGCTTATTTGCGGATACAAATCACCAGATCCTCTCACGCGGTGTTGATGTGTTTTTCCTGGCTTCTCTCGGCCGCTAATGAGAACAAATGAGGAGCGAGGCGCGGATCTGCTGACACTTCAGGGGAGCAAATATTCTTTTAATTGATTCGTCTTTACACAAATTGCATGTCGGGACCGCGCATGCAGCCgagaaaatatattattattattcatatttctGTATCGTTTGAACTTTTTAGCTCTTGAATTATggcttcatttttgtatttttctacgTGTGTGTTTAATTTTGCATTGTagtaaaatgtttatttcttcAATTATAACTTCATtcttacagatatatatatatatgtatgtatgtatgtaggtgtatatatatatgtatgtgtatatgtatatatatatatatatatatatatatatgtatatatgtttgtaaatatatgtacgtatatatatatatatgtatgtatgtatgtaggtgtatatatatatgtatgtgtatatatatatatatatatatatatatatatatatatgtatatatgtttgtaaatgtatatatgtttgtaaatatatgtacgtatatatatatatatgtatgtgtatatgtatatatatatatatatatatatgtatatatgtttgtaaatatatgtatgtatatatatatatgtatgtatgtaggtgtatatatatatgtatgtgtatatgtatatatatatatatatgtatatatgtttgtaaatatatgtacgtatatatatatatgtatgtatgtatgtaggtgtatatatatatgtatgtgtatatgtatatatatatatatatatatatatatatatatatatatatatgtatatatatgtatatatgtttgtaaatatatgtacgtatatatatatatatgtatgtgtatatgtatatatatatatatatatatatatatatatatgtatatatgtttgtaaatatatgtatgtatatatatatatatgtatgtatgtaggtgtatatatatatgtatgtgtatatgtatatgtatatatatatatatatatatgtatatatgtttgtaaatatatgtacgtatatatatatatatatatatatatatatatatatatacacacatatgtatgtatgtatgtatgtatacatatgtgtatgtatgtgtgtatatatgtatgtgtatatatatgtgtgtatacatatatatatgtgtgtatatatgtatatatgtatgtatatatatatgtatatgtgtgtatatgtgtgtatatatatatgtatgtatgtatgtatatatatgtatatatatgtacatatatatatgtatgtatgtatatatgtgtatatatatatatatatatgtatgtatatatatatatatatatatatatatatatatacacacaaacaccctacattttttttttcttttttttttatattgttttgtcACCAAGATCAACTGTcatgttgaaatgtgttgaaagggCCTTGATTTGTTttattggggaaaatgttgcatatttttagttttttgccataaaaaaagtttttttttactaaaaaagagCATAAACCTGAAAGAGCTGTGTGCTTGGTATGTTTATGTATTattatcttcttctttttttaaatctaattatCTATGTTCTTACGTCTTTGTGTTATTTCCAATTTGCACTTAATTAGTTTCGCTGTACAATggcaataaagatatattctatcctaaaagaataaaaataaaaacaatttatattCGACAGGTAGATTTGCTAAAGAtataagtgttgaaaaaaatgtatacatgtttattttttatcacacttttatgagtgggaaccttttggatccctaagcatttgtcattaaaaaaaataaaaaaataaattcaatgtATTAAATTTGGTATAttcgacacattccgacttttacctgctgccacctactggcgTGGAGTATTACTTTTATTACGACACTCAGCAACGCCACATTATTTTTAttgattggcaaaaaaaaaaagtgttttggacCAAGAAGGTaaagttgcatcatttcccacaGCACACTCCACGACacctagtgtgccgcggcacagtggttgaaaaacattgtttttaaactgCATCCTTCAGTttttttctcggtccaagtaaagGTTGTGTTTTTCCGTAGCTGATTTGgcgtgtgcctaatgttgtgtccgCGTGAAGGAGGGCGGGGAGAGCGTTCCATCAGGAGCAATGTTGGCGAGGAGCAGTGCCGCTGATGTTGTCCATCAGTGAGATGAAAAGAAAGCTCCCATCTGAATAAACAGAGGCTGCAGTCGGGGGGTCTTTGACAGGCTTAGTGACTCCAAGAGCCCGCTTGCTCCCACCGGGGGTTTTCTCTCTCCGCACATTCCTACCTTCTTTACGACTCTGCCTGCGCGCTCCTGCTCTTTAGCCGCCCGGGTAATCTTTCCTGCACTCCTAACGAGCGCGTCGCCCGGGCCGCGTAATGAGgacgcccccccacccccacccccccgagATGGATGACCGGGACGCCGCC encodes:
- the si:ch73-206p6.1 gene encoding phospholipid scramblase 2 produces the protein MNMYSVPSPGIPGCPPGLEYLTQVDQLLIKQKVELVEALVGFESNNKYEVRNSMGQNVFYAVEENDCLSRQCCGPLRPFSIHVLDNSGQEVITVTRPLKCTSCFFPCCLQELEVQAPPGNTVGYVTQQWHPVSPKFLVANEHAEPVLKIHGPFCGWSCLPDVDFEVLTMDEVNKIGKISKQWTGLLREVFTDSDNFGIQFPMDLDVRMKAVMIGACFLIDFMFFETTN